A window of Anomalospiza imberbis isolate Cuckoo-Finch-1a 21T00152 chromosome 4, ASM3175350v1, whole genome shotgun sequence contains these coding sequences:
- the LOC137473124 gene encoding toll-like receptor 6, translating into MRSLTNIYVFTCAFTFTLWNNIQPTVEDEFIANYSSSLLTNVPKNTPVRTQVLDLSHNRIFGLSISEFTHLSDLQVLNLSHNLITMLDFSVFIFNENLEYLDLSHNNISKVSCLTLAYLRHLDLSFNKFTALPICQEFGNMFHLKYLGLSAMMIRRSDFRYIKHLQLHTVFLNLGNFSLYEPQSLTVLTTRNLHIAFAANQNFIFPLLYDGMSTSENLKIVNLRYTLSYKDFPSPPLMLLKKIKTKALTLDAVDLQWAIILQIFMLIWYSPVEHLTVRNLTFRGPLEEQTEYAFLPLLSSVEQLVSLDGSMKALTLEHVRNKVYYFNQEILYRQFSEMNIANLTIADAYMPHMLCPNRTSSFQYINFSHNTLTDELFQNCGTLMDLKLLILQKNKFESLLKVSLMTSRMKSLKYLDMSYNLLRHDGADVQCQWAESLTELDLSSNQLADVVFECLPINVKKLSLQNNQISNVPRGVAELKSLEELNLASNRLADLPGCSGFTSLQFLNIEMNSILTPSADFFQSCPRVRELQAGHNPFKCSCELQAFIRLERRSGGKLFGWPAAYVCEYPEGVRGTELKDFHLSLLACNTTLLLVTALLLTLLLVAAVAFLCIYLDVPWYVRMTWQWTQTKRRAWHNPPGDQGVVLQFHAFISYSERDSLWVKNELIPNLEKGEGCVQLCQHERNFIPGKSIVENIINCIEKSYKSIFVLSPNFVQSEWCHYELYFAHHKLFSENSNSLILILLEPIPPYLIPARYHKLKALMAKRTYVEWPKERSKRALFWANLRAAININLPISS; encoded by the coding sequence ATGAGATCCCTCACAAATATCTATGTCTTTACTTGTGCCTTTACATTCACACTATGGAATAATATCCAGCCAACTGTAGAAGATGAATTTATTGCAAATTATTCAAGCAGTTTGCTAACTAATGTTCCAAAAAACACTCCAGTCCGTACTCAAGTATTAGATTTATCACATAATAGGATCTTTGGACTTAGTATCTCAGAATTTACTCATCTTTCTGACCTTCAAGTGTTAAATCTTTCTCATAATCTAATTACGATGCTTGACTTcagtgtctttatttttaatgaaaatttagaatACTTGGATTTATCTCATAATAATATTTCAAAAGTTTCCTGTCTAACTCTTGCATATCTTAGACATTTAGATCTTTCTTTCAATAAGTTTACTGCCCTGCCCATCTGTCAGGAATTTGGGAACATGTTTCATTTGAAGTACCTTGGATTAAGTGCTATGATGATACGAAGGTCAGACTTCAGGTATATCAAACATTTGCAGCTGCACACTGTCTTCCTGAACTTGGGAAACTTTTCACTGTATGAACCTCAGAGTCTGACAGTCTTGACTACAAGGAACCTCCACATTGCTTTTGCAGCAAAccaaaacttcatttttcccctcttgtACGATGGAATGAGCACTTcagaaaacttaaaaatagTTAACTTAAGATATACCTTGAGTTACAAAGATTTCCCCTCTCCACCTTTAATGCTTCTGAAGAAAATCAAGACAAAAGCTCTCACTCTTGATGCTGTGGACTTACAATGGGCTATCATTCTGCAGATTTTCATGCTTATTTGGTATTCGCCTGTGGAACATTTGACTGTGAGAAACTTGACTTTTAGGGGACCACTGGAGGAGCAGACTGAATATGCATTTCTACCCTTATTAAGCTCTGTGGAACAATTAGTCTCTTTGGATGGCTCCATGAAAGCATTAACTTTGGAGCATGTTCGTAATAAGGTTTATTATTTCAACCAGGAGATTCTATACAGACAGTTTTCAGAGATGAATATTGCCAATTTGACAATAGCTGATGCATATATGCCACACATGCTTTGCCCCAATAGAACAAGCTCATTTCAGTATATAAATTTTTCTCACAATACCCTGACAGATGAGTTGTTCCAGAATTGTGGCACTCTCATGGATCTGAAATTACTTATTTTGCAGAAGAATAAATTTGAGAGCCTTCTCAAAGTAAGCTTGATGACCAGCCGTATGAAATCACTGAAATACCTGGACATGAGCTACAACCTGCTGCGCCACGATGGAGCTGACGTGCAATGCCAGTGGGCTGAGTCTCTGACAGAGCTGGACCTGTCCTCCAATCAGTTGGCGGATGTTGTGTTTGAGTGCTTGCCAATCAACGTCAAAAAGCTCAGCCTACAAAACAATCAGATCAGCAATGTCCCCAGGGGGGTGGCGGAACTGAAATCCTTGGAAGAGCTGAACCTGGCATCGAACAGGCTGGCCGACCTGCCGGGGTGCAGTGGCTTTACATCCCTGCAGTTCCTGAACATAGAGATGAATTCGATCCTCACCCCATCTGCTGACTTCTTCCAGAGCTGCCCAAGGGTCAGGGAGCTGCAGGCCGGGCACAACCCGTTCAAGTGTTCCTGTGAACTGCAAGCCTTTATCCGCCTGGAGAGGCGGTCGGGGGGGAAGCTGTTTGGCTGGCCGGCGGCGTACGTGTGCGAGTACCCAGAAGGCGTGCGAGGAACGGAGCTCAAGGACTTCCACCTGAGCCTGCTGGCCTGCAACACGACGCTCCTGCtcgtgacagctctgctgctgacgctgctgctggtggctgcGGTGGCCTTTCTGTGCATCTACCTGGATGTGCCGTGGTACGTGCGGATGACGTGGCAGTGGACGCAGACGAAGCGCAGAGCTTGGCACAACCCTCCCGGAGATCAGGGGGTCGTTCTGCAATTCCACGCGTTCATTTCCTACAGCGAGCGCGATTCGCTGTGGGTGAAGAACGAGCTGATCCCGAACCTGGAGAAGGGGGAGGGCTGCGTACAACTGTGCCAGCACGAGAGAAACTTTATCCCCGGCAAGAGCATTGTGGAGAACATCATTAACTGCATTGAGAAGAGCTACAAGTCGATCTTTGTGTTGTCTCCCAACTTTGTGCAGAGTGAGTGGTGTCACTATGAGCTGTACTTTGCCCATCACAAGTTATTCAGTGAGAATTCCAACAGCTTAATCCTCATTTTACTGGAGCCAATCCCTCCGTACCTTATCCCTGCCAGGTATCACAAGCTGAAAGCTCTCATGGCAAAGCGCACCTACGTGGAGTGGCCGAAGGAGAGGAGCAAGCGGGCCCTATTCTGGGCTAACCTCAGGGCAGCCATTAACATTAACCTGCCAATATCCAGTTAA
- the KLF3 gene encoding Krueppel-like factor 3 isoform X1: MLMFDPVPIKQEAMEPVSVSYPSNYMDQMKPNKYGVIYSAPNMLHNKFYSNPEGLSNGIQMEPVDLTVNKRSSPPSTGSSPSPLKFQTVHRRSSPGLTLSSPSSPLSKFTPSPPGVQPLSMPITIPPVMAAALSRHGLRSPGILPVIQPVVVQPVPFMYAPHLQQPIMVSTVLADEMETPSSMQVPVIESYEKPTLKKTIKVEPGSEPSKTDFYPEQMSPPVMTSLSPQQVMLQENHPSVIVQPGKRPLPVESPDTQRKRRIHRCDYEGCNKVYTKSSHLKAHRRTHTGEKPYKCTWEGCTWKFARSDELTRHFRKHTGIKPFQCPDCDRSFSRSDHLALHRKRHMLV; the protein is encoded by the exons TCATACCCATCCAATTACATGGACCAAATGAAGCCAAACAAATACGGCGTCATTTATTCTGCACCGAATATGTTGCACAATAAATTCTACTCAAACCCTGAAGGACTGTCAAATGGAATCCAGATGGAGCCAGTGGACCTTACGGTAAATAAAAGAAGCTCACCACCTTCAACTGGAAGTTCTCCTTCCCCACTAAAATTTCAGACTGTGCATAGGAGAAGTTCACCTGGATTGACTCTGTCCTCACCCAGCTCACCTCTCAGTAAATTCACACCGTCGCCCCCAGGAGTACAGCCTCTTTCTATGCCAATAACAATCCCACCTGTAATGGCCGCTGCTCTTTCACGCCATGGACTGAGAAGCCCTGGGATACTCCCGGTTATACAGCCTGTTGTGGTCCAGCCAGTTCCTTTCATGTATGctccccatctccagcagcccatCATGGTGTCCACCGTTCTCGCAGATGAGATGGAAACTCCAAGTAGCATGCAAG TGCCTGTCATTGAGTCTTATGAGAAGCCCACACTGAAGAAAACAATTAAAGTAGAGCCAGGAAGCGAACCATCAAAGACTGACTTCTATCCTGAACAAATGTCACCTCCAGTGATGACCTCATTGTCTCCTCAGCAAGTTATGTTGCAAGA GAATCACCCTTCAGTTATAGTCCAGCCAGGAAAGAGACCTTTACCTGTGGAATCTCCAGACACACAACGAAAACGCAGAATACATCGATGTGATTATGAAGGCTGCAACAAAGTCTACACTAAAAGCTCCCACCTGAAAGCTCACCGAAGAACCCATACAG gagaaaaACCGTACAAATGCACTTGGGAGGGATGCACGTGGAAGTTTGCTCGCTCTGATGAACTAACGCGGCATTTCCGCAAGCACACAGGAATCAAACCCTTCCAGTGTCCAGACTGTGATCGTAGCTTTTCACGTTCGGACCATCTTGCTCTTCACAGGAAACGCCACATGCTAGTCTGA
- the LOC137473125 gene encoding toll-like receptor 1: MTQNMSFLRKVFLYQCLFALTFWNHVSLSVEDELFTSVSNNFPEDDSNQKIKSLPLLYTNSNQFKADSDWVVIQNTTESLSLSEITDANVRKLIALLSNFRQGSRLQNLTLTNMSVDWNALMEIFQTVWHSSIEYFNTNNVTQLSDIESYDFDYSGTSMKALTMKKTIITDMYFTQDDLYKIFADMNIADMTIADSEMIHMLCPSSKSPFRYLNFLKNDLTDFLFQKCDNLLQLETLILQKNKFESLLKVSLMTSRMKSLKYLDMSYNLLRHDGADVQCQWAESLTELDLSSNQLADVVFECLPINVKKLSLQNNQISNVPRGVAELKSLEELNLASNRLADLPGCSGFTSLQFLNIEMNSILTPSADFFQSCPRVRELQAGHNPFKCSCELQAFIRLERRSGGKLFGWPAAYVCEYPEGVRGTELKDFHLSLLACNTTLLLVTALLLTLLLVAAVAFLCIYLDVPWYVRMTWQWTQTKRRAWHNPPGDQGVVLQFHAFISYSERDSLWVKNELIPNLEKGEGCVQLCQHERNFIPGKSIVENIINCIEKSYKSIFVLSPNFVQSEWCHYELYFAHHKLFSENSNSLILILLEPIPPYLIPARYHKLKALMAKRTYVEWPKERSKRALFWANLRAAININLPKVDENLSQEID; this comes from the coding sequence ATGACACAAAATATGAGCTTTCTTAGAAAAGTTTTTCTTTATCAGTGTCTGTTTGCATTAACTTTTTGGAACCACGTCAGCCTGTCTGTGGAAGATGAACTCTTTACATCTGTTTCTAACAATTTTCCAGAAGATGATTCTAACCAAAAAATCAAGAGCCTGCCACTCTTGTATACAAACAGTAATCAGTTCAAAGCTGATTCTGATTGGGTTGTGATACAAAATACGACAGAAAGCCTGTCATTGTCAGAAATCACAGATGCCAATGTAAGAAAATTGATAGCTTTATTATCTAATTTCAGACAAGGATCGAGATTACAAAATCTGACACTGACAAATATGTCAGTGGATTGGAATGCTCTTATGGAAATTTTTCAGACTGTATGGCACTCATCCATTGAATACTTCAATACTAACAATGTAACACAACTGTCAGACATTGAAAGTTATGACTTTGACTATTCAGGAACTTCTATGAAAGCATTGACAATGAAAAAAACTATAATCACGGACATGTACTTCACACAGGATGACTTATACAAAATATTTGCAGACATGAATATTGCAGACATGACAATAGCTGATTCAGAGATGATTCATATGCTTTGTCCTTCATCTAAGAGTCCCTTTAGATACctaaattttttaaagaatgatttaacagattttctttttcaaaaatgtGACAACCTACTTCAGCTGGAGACATTAATCTTGCAGAAGAATAAATTTGAGAGCCTTCTCAAAGTAAGCTTGATGACCAGCCGTATGAAATCACTGAAATACCTGGACATGAGCTACAACCTGCTGCGCCACGATGGAGCTGACGTGCAATGCCAGTGGGCTGAGTCTCTGACAGAGCTGGACCTGTCCTCCAATCAGTTGGCGGATGTTGTGTTTGAGTGCTTGCCAATCAACGTCAAAAAGCTCAGCCTACAAAACAATCAGATCAGCAATGTCCCCAGGGGGGTGGCGGAACTGAAATCCTTGGAAGAGCTGAACCTGGCATCGAACAGGCTGGCCGACCTGCCGGGGTGCAGTGGCTTTACGTCCCTGCAGTTCCTGAACATAGAGATGAATTCGATCCTCACCCCATCTGCTGACTTCTTCCAGAGCTGCCCAAGGGTCAGGGAGCTGCAGGCCGGGCACAACCCGTTCAAGTGTTCCTGTGAACTGCAAGCCTTTATCCGCCTGGAGAGGCGGTCGGGGGGGAAGCTGTTTGGCTGGCCGGCGGCGTACGTGTGCGAGTACCCAGAAGGCGTGCGAGGAACGGAGCTCAAGGACTTCCACCTGAGCCTGCTGGCCTGCAACACGACGCTCCTGCtcgtgacagctctgctgctgacgctgctgctggtggctgcGGTGGCCTTTCTGTGCATCTACCTGGATGTGCCGTGGTACGTGCGGATGACGTGGCAGTGGACGCAGACGAAGCGCAGAGCTTGGCACAACCCTCCCGGAGATCAGGGGGTCGTTCTGCAATTCCACGCGTTCATTTCCTACAGCGAGCGCGATTCGCTGTGGGTGAAGAACGAGCTGATCCCGAACCTGGAGAAGGGGGAGGGCTGCGTACAACTGTGCCAGCACGAGAGAAACTTTATCCCCGGCAAGAGCATTGTGGAGAACATCATTAACTGCATTGAGAAGAGCTACAAGTCGATCTTTGTGTTGTCTCCCAACTTTGTGCAGAGTGAGTGGTGTCACTATGAGCTGTACTTTGCCCATCACAAGTTATTCAGTGAGAATTCCAACAGCTTAATCCTCATTTTACTGGAGCCAATCCCTCCGTACCTTATCCCTGCCAGGTATCACAAGCTGAAAGCTCTCATGGCAAAGCGCACCTACGTGGAGTGGCCGAAGGAGAGGAGCAAGCGGGCCCTATTCTGGGCCAACCTCAGGGCAGCCATTAACATTAACCTGCCAAAAGTTGATGAAAATTTGTCTCAGGAAATAGATTAA
- the KLF3 gene encoding Krueppel-like factor 3 isoform X2 has protein sequence MDQMKPNKYGVIYSAPNMLHNKFYSNPEGLSNGIQMEPVDLTVNKRSSPPSTGSSPSPLKFQTVHRRSSPGLTLSSPSSPLSKFTPSPPGVQPLSMPITIPPVMAAALSRHGLRSPGILPVIQPVVVQPVPFMYAPHLQQPIMVSTVLADEMETPSSMQVPVIESYEKPTLKKTIKVEPGSEPSKTDFYPEQMSPPVMTSLSPQQVMLQENHPSVIVQPGKRPLPVESPDTQRKRRIHRCDYEGCNKVYTKSSHLKAHRRTHTGEKPYKCTWEGCTWKFARSDELTRHFRKHTGIKPFQCPDCDRSFSRSDHLALHRKRHMLV, from the exons ATGGACCAAATGAAGCCAAACAAATACGGCGTCATTTATTCTGCACCGAATATGTTGCACAATAAATTCTACTCAAACCCTGAAGGACTGTCAAATGGAATCCAGATGGAGCCAGTGGACCTTACGGTAAATAAAAGAAGCTCACCACCTTCAACTGGAAGTTCTCCTTCCCCACTAAAATTTCAGACTGTGCATAGGAGAAGTTCACCTGGATTGACTCTGTCCTCACCCAGCTCACCTCTCAGTAAATTCACACCGTCGCCCCCAGGAGTACAGCCTCTTTCTATGCCAATAACAATCCCACCTGTAATGGCCGCTGCTCTTTCACGCCATGGACTGAGAAGCCCTGGGATACTCCCGGTTATACAGCCTGTTGTGGTCCAGCCAGTTCCTTTCATGTATGctccccatctccagcagcccatCATGGTGTCCACCGTTCTCGCAGATGAGATGGAAACTCCAAGTAGCATGCAAG TGCCTGTCATTGAGTCTTATGAGAAGCCCACACTGAAGAAAACAATTAAAGTAGAGCCAGGAAGCGAACCATCAAAGACTGACTTCTATCCTGAACAAATGTCACCTCCAGTGATGACCTCATTGTCTCCTCAGCAAGTTATGTTGCAAGA GAATCACCCTTCAGTTATAGTCCAGCCAGGAAAGAGACCTTTACCTGTGGAATCTCCAGACACACAACGAAAACGCAGAATACATCGATGTGATTATGAAGGCTGCAACAAAGTCTACACTAAAAGCTCCCACCTGAAAGCTCACCGAAGAACCCATACAG gagaaaaACCGTACAAATGCACTTGGGAGGGATGCACGTGGAAGTTTGCTCGCTCTGATGAACTAACGCGGCATTTCCGCAAGCACACAGGAATCAAACCCTTCCAGTGTCCAGACTGTGATCGTAGCTTTTCACGTTCGGACCATCTTGCTCTTCACAGGAAACGCCACATGCTAGTCTGA